A stretch of Homo sapiens chromosome 12, GRCh38.p14 Primary Assembly DNA encodes these proteins:
- the YARS2 gene encoding tyrosine--tRNA ligase, mitochondrial precursor, with the protein MAAPILRSFSWGRWSGTLNLSVLLPLGLRKAHSGAQGLLAAQKARGLFKDFFPETGTKIELPELFDRGTASFPQTIYCGFDPTADSLHVGHLLALLGLFHLQRAGHNVIALVGGATARLGDPSGRTKEREALETERVRANARALRLGLEALAANHQQLFTDGRSWGSFTVLDNSAWYQKQHLVDFLAAVGGHFRMGTLLSRQSVQLRLKSPEGMSLAEFFYQVLQAYDFYYLFQRYGCRVQLGGSDQLGNIMSGYEFINKLTGEDVFGITVPLITSTTGAKLGKSAGNAVWLNRDKTSPFELYQFFVRQPDDSVERYLKLFTFLPLPEIDHIMQLHVKEPERRGPQKRLAAEVTKLVHGREGLDSAKRCTQALYHSSIDALEVMSDQELKELFKEAPFSEFFLDPGTSVLDTCRKANAIPDGPRGYRMITEGGVSINHQQVTNPESVLIVGQHILKNGLSLLKIGKRNFYIIKWLQL; encoded by the exons ATGGCGGCGCCCATCTTGCGGTCCTTTTCCTGGGGCCGGTGGTCTGGTACCCTAAATCTCTCAGTATTGTTGCCCTTGGGGCTGCGTAAGGCCCACTCGGGCGCTCAGGGGTTACTGGCAGCGCAGAAGGCTCGAGGTCTGTTCAAGGACTTCTTCCCGGAGACGGGGACGAAAATAGAGCTCCCAGAGCTCTTCGACCGTGGCACGGCGAGTTTTCCCCAAACCATTTACTGTGGCTTCGACCCCACGGCAGACTCGCTTCATGTGGGTCATCTACTTGCGCTGCTGGGCCTGTTTCATTTGCAGCGAGCGGGCCACAACGTGATCGCGCTGGTGGGAGGCGCCACGGCGCGCCTGGGAGACCCGAGCGGCCGTACCAAGGAACGCGAGGCGCTGGAGACAGAGCGCGTGCGAGCCAACGCGCGAGCTCTGCGCCTAGGGCTTGAGGCCCTGGCGGCTAATCACCAGCAGCTTTTCACTGATGGGCGCTCCTGGGGCAGCTTCACTGTGCTGGACAACTCGGCCTGGTACCAGAAGCAGCACCTGGTGGACTTCCTGGCGGCAGTGGGGGGTCACTTCCGCATGGGGACGCTGCTGAGCCGGCAGAGCGTGCAGCTGCGGCTCAAGAGCCCCGAGGGCATGAGCTTGGCCGAGTTCTTTTACCAGGTGCTCCAGGCCTATGACTTCTATTACCTCTTCCAGCGTTATGGATGCAGGGTCCAGCTGGGCGGATCTGATCAACTAGGCAACATCATGTCCGGATATGAGTTCATCAACAA GTTGACTGGAGAAGATGTATTTGGAATCACCGTTCCTCTAATTACAAGTACAACTGGAGCAAAGCTGGGAAAGTCTGCTGGCAACGCTGTTTGGCTAAACAGAGATAAGACATCTCCATTTGAATTGTATCAATTCTTTGTCAGGCAACCGGACGATTCAGTGGAAAG GTACCTGAAGCTGTTCACTTTCCTGCCCCTTCCAGAGATTGATCATATCATGCAGCTGCATGTCAAAGAGCCAGAAAGGCGGGGTCCTCAGAAACGACTGGCAGCAGAAGTAACAAAGCTTGTTCATGGACGAGAAGGATTGGATTCTGCTAAAAG gTGTACACAAGCCCTTTATCACAGTAGCATAGATGCACTGGAGGTCATGTCTGATCAGGAGTTAAAAGAGTTGTTTAAAGAAGctccattttctgaattttttctcgATCCTGGAACAAGTGTCCTAGATACTTGCCGCAAAGCAAATGCCATTCCAGATGGTCCCCGAGG GTATCGAATGATAACAGAAGGCGGAGTCAGCATAAATCACCAACAAGTAACAAATCCTGAGAGTGTTTTAATTGTTGGACAACATATTCTCAAGAATGGACTTTCCTTacttaaaataggaaaaagaaatttctacaTTATAAAATGGCTTCAGTTGTGA